Proteins found in one Amphiura filiformis chromosome 14, Afil_fr2py, whole genome shotgun sequence genomic segment:
- the LOC140169517 gene encoding uncharacterized protein, translating into MSQLNAVSQTASYFDVFGILSGVLIRPKILLQKLWQLNMDWDTPLNPKGELYPILNDINRDLEEIATIEIPRCLIPERYRGQRPLPEVSLHGLSDASEDAMGMGVWLRWSDSENSEADLSFVCARARLTPLKQSSMPRKELQAILLLSRLMITVKNALRFNISYSKIWTDSMTAISWLRGQSKSFRSYVAYRVGEITSEFDPVTDVAYVPTDQNAIDLVSRGGTATAMKQVVEGPEYLKQPPASWPKTPTNIPVQPEDEEQKKFHVRNAKTLAVKVNKVSESSPILDATKFSSWTKLKMVTARVLSLKKLPKHKWLKELTSQISQWPSTQLVKEAELYWIRQAQRELNFQDPNIMKLDPFFDEEELVKHRGTPTKQRMADLPEFRVVPCTPPFKTTLVDYLGPITVKLNRNTTTKGYCAVFTCAVTRAVHLTCVQDLSTQAFLQALERFVSIRGAPSLIVSDNGTCFRGANNTINELNLRLDHNELRSHCQRYNLEWKFGPPGGPHFQGAVERMVQEVKKGMRHLVKSDRLTFVEWETVFCQISGLINTRPLTAKSSSPLDHPPLTANHFLIGRGDLPCPAIPCEEYNGDLRKRRQICNAMVDGF; encoded by the exons ATGTCCCAACTAAACGCAGTATCACAAACAGCTTCGTACTTTGATGTTTTCGGCATACTGTCTGGAGTTCTCATCCGACCAAAGATCCTACTTCAGAAACTTTGGCAACTCAACATGGACTGGGATACCCCTCTCAATCCAAAGGGTGAACTCTATCCCATCTTAAATGACATTAACCGAGATTTGGAGGAGATAGCCACCATAGAGATCCCAAGATGCCTGATTCCAGAGCGGTACAGAGGACAGCGACCCCTGCCAGAAGTCTCACTTCATGGTCTTAGTGATGCTTCCGAAGATGCCATGGGCATGGGAGTATGGTTGAGATGGTCCGATTCCGAGAACAGTGAAGCTGATCTTTCCTTCGTATGCGCACGTGCTAGACTCACCCCTCTGAAGCAGTCCAGTATGCCCAGGAAGGAACTACAGGCGATCCTTCTACTGTCCCGCTTGATGATCACAGTAAAGAATGCCCTGCGGTTCAATATCTCGTACTCAAAGATATGGACTGACAGTATGACTGCCATCAGTTGGCTGAGAGGTCAATCCAAGTCTTTCCGCTCATATGTTGCCTATCGCGTAGGTGAAATCACATCAGAGTTCGACCCAGTCACCGATGTAGCTTATGTTCCGACTGATCAGAATGCGATTGACCTAGTCTCCAGAGGAGGAACAGCGACTGCTATGAAACAAGTAGTGGAAGGACCTGAATACTTGAAACAACCGCCTGCATCTTGGCCAAAGACACCTACAAATATCCCTGTTCAACCAGAAGATGAAGAACAGAAGAAGTTCCATGTGCGGAATGCCAAGACCTTGGCTGTCAAAGTTAACAAAGTATCAGAGTCATCACCAATATTGGATGCTACAAAGTTCTCCAGTTGGACTAAGTTGAAGATGGTGACGGCTAGAGTGTTATCGTTGAAGAAACTACCCAAGCATAAGTGGCTAAAGGAACTCACGTCCCAGATATCACAGTGGCCTTCCACTCAGCTAGTCAAGGAAGCAGAGTTGTATTGGATCCGGCAAGCACAAAGAGAATTGAATTTCCAAGATCCTAACATAATGAAGCTTGATCCTTTCTTCGATGAAGAGGAACTAGT GAAACACAGAGGCACCCCAACCAAACAGAGGATGGCAGATTTACCAGAGTTTCGTGTAGTGCCATGTACTCCACCTTTTAAGACAACGCTGGTGGATTATCTTGGACCTATAACCGTGAAACTCAACAGAAATACGACTACCAAAGGCTACTGTGCTGTTTTCACCTGTGCAGTAACTAGGGCAGTTCACTTAACATGTGTCCAAGATTTGTCTACACAAGCATTTCTTCAGGCGTTGGAACGATTTGTTAGCATCAGAGGAGCTCCCTCCTTGATAGTTAGTGACAATGGAACCTGCTTCAGAGGAGCTAACAACACTATCAATGAGTTGAACTTAAGACTTGACCATAATGAACTAAGATCTCACTGCCAACGCTACAACCTAGAGTGGAAGTTCGGGCCTCCTGGTGGACCTCATTTTCAGGGTGCTGTGGAAAGGATGGTGCAGGAAGTCAAGAAGGGAATGAGACATCTAGTAAAGTCTGATAGACTAACGTTCGTCGAGTGGGAGACTGTGTTCTGTCAGATATCTGGACTCATTAACACACGGCCTTTGACTGCCAAGTCGTCGTCACCTCTAGATCATCCGCCGTTGACGGCAAATCATTTCTTGATCGGAAGAGGCGATTTACCATGCCCCGCTATTCCATGTGAAGAGTACAACGGAGATCTACGAAAGCGCAGACAGATTTGCAACGCCATGGTGGATGGTTTTTGA